The sequence below is a genomic window from Kitasatospora kifunensis.
TTCGGCGCGTTCCTGCGCCGGGCGACCGTGCGGCGACGGATCGAGATGACCACCGGGGTGCTGCTCATCGCGTTCGGCCTGCGGCTCGCCCTGCAGAACTGACCCACCCGATACTGACCCACCCGATACTGACCCACCCGATCGATCTGCGCCCGCGATCAGACCAGGCCGCGGGCGCAGGCCAGCACCCCGGCCTGGAAGCGGCTGTGCGCCCCCAGGTGCCGGGTGACCTCGGAGACCAACCGGCTGACGGTTCGCACGGAGACCCCCATCGAGCGGGCTATCCGTTCGTCCGTCAGCCCGTTGGCGAGCAGCCGCAGCGAGGTGCGGTGCTGCTCGGTGAGCCAGTCGGACTCGGCCTCACCGGGCGAGTCCGCCGGCCCCAGGTACGGGAACGAGCGCAGCCAGTAGTCCTCGTAGATCGCGGCGTAGGTCCGCACCAGCGAGGCGCCCCGGATCACGATCAGCGCGTCCTCGGGCTGATCCGAGCGCGGCGGCAGCAGCGCCACGTCGAGATCGCCGATGACCAGGCTGAACGGCACCTGCGGAGCCAGCCGCAGCTCCACTCCGACGCGCTGCACCTCGGCGAGGTACTTGCACTGCCAGCGCGCCGAGTTGAAGCCCTGCGGATAGATGGCCCGCACCGCGACGCCGCGCCGCACCATCCGGCTCTTCTCGGTCAGGAAGCTGTTCAGGGCCTGACTCATCATCTTGGACGGCACCGTGTCGGCGTGCAGGGTGTGGCTCTGCGCCCGTGGCAGGTCGGCGAAGTCCCGAAGTACCCGCTGCTGGTTGCGGGAGCCGACGATCACCTCCACCTCGACCTGCTCGCTCAGCCGCGCCCCGGCCGGCCGGTAGCGGTCCAACAGGGACTCCGTGGCGCTGACGATCGAGGTCAACTCCTCACACTGCGAACGGAGTACGTTCTGCTTCTGTCTCAGCAGGCTCAGCAGGGCGGTGTCCGGTTCCACCAGATCCGTCTCGCCCATCGAGGAACCGGGGCGGACCAGGCGCAACGCGCGCAACTCCGTCCAGGCTGCCGATACTTCCCGTGCGTCGAGCCCGAGCGCGGCAGCGGCCTCGGTGAGGCTGCGCGACTCGTTCGCCCGTAACCACTGATAGAGGACTGGTCCGGCGGTTTCGTGGTGCGTTGCTTCGCCCGTCATACCCACAAGTCGGCCTTCCGTCGTGCCCGCGAGGAAATGCGACCCCTGGATCCACAAGATCCATTGTCCGGCGCACCCACCGCGGCGATCACCGCGGGGCTCCGGAACGTGGAGCGCGTATTCGCGGCGGGCGGCACCTGTTCGCATCCTAGCCACGGTGCGCCGCGGCCAATCGGTACGGAGGCCAAGTGGCCGAAAACGTACTCGCTGCGGCGACGAGCGCGGGGCGCTGTGCGGGGTGGGAAGGGTGGGGCCGCGGCAGAGCACGTTGGAAGAGGTGCCCGGGTCTTTCGGTCGTTGATGATGGCTGGCAGTCGCGCAGCGGTGGGGGGATTCACCCGCGACCGTCCCGGGACGGGGCCTTGCGACGGTCCTCGGCACGGTCCTTGGGACATCGAATTCCGAACACCGAATTGACCGGCGTGCTTTGACGACCAGGAAGAAGTGGAGTCGGAAAGTGACGACGAACAAGCATGAGGCGGACCAGAGAACCACGGTGGGCGTGCCCTCCGACGCCGAGCTGGCGAGCTCGTTGACCGGGCCGCTCGGGGTGGAGTTCCGCAGCGAGTACGCCACCGTGAACGGCCTGCGGCTGCACTACGTGGCGGGCGGGCAGGGCAAGCCGCTGGTGCTGCTGCCCGGCTGGCCGCAGACCTGGTGGGAGTACCACAAGGTGATGCCCGCGCTCGCGGCCGCCGGGCGTCGGGTCATCGCGGTGGACCTTCCCGGCATGGGCAGCTCGGACAAGCCCGCCACCGGCTACGACAAGAAGACGATGGCCTCGGTGATCCACGCCCTGATCGGCGCGCTGGGCTACGACCAGGTGGACCTCGCGGGCCATGACGTCGGGGCGCAGGTGGCCTTCAGCTTCGCGGCCAACCACCCGCTGGCCACCGGCAAGGTGGCGATGCTGGACGTGCTCCACCCGGACGCGTCGCTCTACCAGATCCCGATGCTGCCGCCGCCCGGCTCGCCGTTCTTCCCGTGGTGGTTCGCCTTCAACCAAGTCGCCGACCTGCCCGAACAGTTGCTGGCCGGTCGGGCCCACCTCCTGGTCGACTGGGTCTTCGACCACTTCCTGCTGGACCAGAACGCGGTGAGCGCCCAGGACCGGGCGGTGTACGCGCGGGCCTACGACACGGCGGAGGCGATCCGCGGCGGCAGCGGCTGGTACCAGACCTTCGGCCAGGACATCGTCGACCTCGGGGCCTACGGCAAGGTGGCCGCGCCGATCCTGGGCATGGTCTCCAACCTCGGCGACGGCATGTTCGCCGCGCAGATGCAGGCGACGCTGCCCGCCCAGGCGAGCGATGTGCGGGTCGTCGTGGTGCCGAACGCGGGCCACTACTTCGTCGAGGAGGCGCCGCAGGCCGTGATCGAGGAGTTCAACCGGTTCTTCGTCTGACCGCTCGAGCACTCAGCGGATCCCAGTAACCCCAACCAGCGAGGAGAAGAAGTGTCGACTTCCGTCGTCCCGACCCGGGAACAGCTGTTGCAGCGGGTGTCCGAGATCGCGCCCGTGCTGCGGGCCAACGCCGCGTGGTCGGTGGAGAACCGCCGGCTGCACGAGGAGACGGTCGCGGCCCTGACGGCCGCGGGCGTGTTCCGGATGCGGACCCCGCTGCACTACGGCGGGTACGAGAGTGACGCGCAGACGATGGTCGAGGTGGTCACCGAACTCGCCCGGGCCGACGGGTCCGCCGCGTGGGTGGTGTCCAGCTCCCTGATCACCGCCTGGGCCCTGGGCCTGTTCCCGGACGAGGTCCAGGACGCCGTCTTCGCCGACCCCGACGTGCGCCTGTGCGCCACCATCGGGCCGGGGAACGCGACGGCCGTCCCGGCTCCCGGCGGCATCGTGGTCAACGGCTCGTGGCCGTTCGTCAGCGGCGCCCCGAACAGCCAGTGGCAGCAGATCGCGGCGATCTTCCTCGACCCCGAGGGCCAGCCGTACCCCGTGATGGCCCCGGTCCCGGTGGCGGAGCTGGAGATCACCGACGACTGGCACACCACCGGCCTGCGCGGCACCGGGAGCGTCACCACGACCGC
It includes:
- a CDS encoding helix-turn-helix transcriptional regulator, whose amino-acid sequence is MTGEATHHETAGPVLYQWLRANESRSLTEAAAALGLDAREVSAAWTELRALRLVRPGSSMGETDLVEPDTALLSLLRQKQNVLRSQCEELTSIVSATESLLDRYRPAGARLSEQVEVEVIVGSRNQQRVLRDFADLPRAQSHTLHADTVPSKMMSQALNSFLTEKSRMVRRGVAVRAIYPQGFNSARWQCKYLAEVQRVGVELRLAPQVPFSLVIGDLDVALLPPRSDQPEDALIVIRGASLVRTYAAIYEDYWLRSFPYLGPADSPGEAESDWLTEQHRTSLRLLANGLTDERIARSMGVSVRTVSRLVSEVTRHLGAHSRFQAGVLACARGLV
- a CDS encoding alpha/beta fold hydrolase, producing the protein MTTNKHEADQRTTVGVPSDAELASSLTGPLGVEFRSEYATVNGLRLHYVAGGQGKPLVLLPGWPQTWWEYHKVMPALAAAGRRVIAVDLPGMGSSDKPATGYDKKTMASVIHALIGALGYDQVDLAGHDVGAQVAFSFAANHPLATGKVAMLDVLHPDASLYQIPMLPPPGSPFFPWWFAFNQVADLPEQLLAGRAHLLVDWVFDHFLLDQNAVSAQDRAVYARAYDTAEAIRGGSGWYQTFGQDIVDLGAYGKVAAPILGMVSNLGDGMFAAQMQATLPAQASDVRVVVVPNAGHYFVEEAPQAVIEEFNRFFV